A DNA window from Phyllostomus discolor isolate MPI-MPIP mPhyDis1 chromosome X, mPhyDis1.pri.v3, whole genome shotgun sequence contains the following coding sequences:
- the USP11 gene encoding ubiquitin carboxyl-terminal hydrolase 11 isoform X1, producing the protein MAKLPLNARYTCVYALPPCQVVELRGIYKVEVYPIELLLVQHSDMDTPHTAQFSRTDSIDLVSRTAQEQFLVSPQEETRLWVKNAEGSFERLWNTRVTVLDAALNSGQLVIMETRSKDGTWPSKQPRAVSSTSKEDENFQGQPGICGLTNLGNTCFMNSALQCLSNVPQLTEYFLKNRYLEELNFCNPLGMKGEIAEAYADLVKQAWSGHHRSIVPNVFKTKVGHFASQFLGYQQHDSQELLSFLLDGLHEDLNRVKKKEYVELCDAAGRPDHEVAQEAWQNHKRRNDSVIVDTFHGLFKSTLVCPDCGNVSVTFDPFCYLSVPLPVSHKRVMEVFFVSMDPRRKPEQHRLVVPKKGKISDLCVALAKHTGVSPERMMVADVFSHRFYKIYQLEESLSSILDRDDIFIYEVSGRSSISENTREDVVLPIYLRERTPARDYNNSYYGLMLFGHPLLVSVPRDRLSWDALYHILLYRLSRYVTRPSSDDEDDGDEKDMEGKNSIPKPGNMAGGSSHNPGPEQAGPSSGVAGGSRAPVNNSPGPSHWPQRARRKHLFTLQTVNSNGTSDRSNFNEDTHGVSFSSQPYIAIDWEPEMKKRYYDEVEAEGYVKHDCVGYVLKKAPVRLQECIELFTTVETLEKENPWYCPSCKQHQLATKKLDLWTLPETLIIHLKRFSYTKFSREKLDTLVEFPIRDLDFSEFVIKPQNESAPELYKYDLIAVSNHYGGLRDGHYTTFACNKDSGQWHYFDDSSVSPVSENQIESKAAYVLFYQRQDVARRLQSKPQPGSSDPPAPPTCESLPKSESMDVN; encoded by the exons atggccaaaCTCCCATTGAACGCAAG GTATACTTGTGTGTATGCTCTTCCACCCTGCCAGGTCGTGGAACTGCGTGGCATTTATAAGGTCGAGGTGTACCCAATAGAACTGCTGCTTGTCCAGCACAGTGATATGGACACACCTCACACTGCTCAATTCAGCCGCACAGATTCTATTG ACCTAGTTTCACGCACAGCTCAAGAGCAGTTTCTAGTGAGCCCTCAGGAAGAGACACGGCTTTGGGTCAAGAACGCGGAGGGTTCTTTTGAGAGATTGTGGAACACACGCGTTACAGTGCTTGACGCTGCTCTCAATTCTGGGCAG CTGGTCATCATGGAGACCCGAAGCAAGGATGGCACTTGGCCCAGCAAACAGCCACGTGCTGT GAGCAGCACATCGAAGGAGGATGAGAACTTCCAGGGCCAACCAGGCATCTGTGGTCTCACCAACCTGGGCAACACGTGCTTCATGAACTCGGCCCTGCAG TGCCTCAGCAATGTGCCACAGCTCACTGAGTACTTCCTCAAAAACCGCTACCTGGAGGAGCTCAACTTCTGCAACCCTCTGGGCATGAAGGGTGAGATCGCAGAGGCCTATGCGGACCTGGTGAAGCAGGCCTGGTCTGGCCACCACCGCTCCATTGTGCCCAATGTGTTCAAG accaAGGTTGGCCACTTTGCATCCCAGTTTCTGGGCTACCAGCAGCATGACTCACAGGAGCTGCTGTCATTCCTCCTGGATGGGCTGCATGAGGACCTCAATCGTGTCAAGAAGAAGGAATATGTGGAGCTGTGCGATGCCGCTGGGCGGCCTGATCAT GAGGTTGCTCAGGAGGCCTGGCAGAACCACAAACGGCGGAACGATTCTGTGATTGTGGACACTTTCCATGGCCTTTTCAAGTCCACACTGGTGTGCCCTGATTGTGGCAACGTATCTGTGACCTTCGACCCCTTCTGCTACCTCAGTGTCCCACTGCCTGTCAGCCACAAGAGGGTCATGGAGGTGTTCTTTGTCTCTATGGACCCTCGCCGCAAGCCAGAGCAG CACCGGCTCGTGGTCCCCAAGAAAGGCAAGATCTCAGATTTGTGTGTGGCCCTGGCCAAACACACTGGTGTCTCGCCAGAAAGG ATGATGGTGGCTGATGTCTTCAGTCACCGCTTCTATAAGATCTATCAGCTGGAAGAGTCTCTGAGCAGCATCTTGGACCGAGATGATATTTTCAT ATACGAGGTGTCAGGCAGGTCTTCTATCAGTGAGAACACCAGGGAGGATGTGGTGCTCCCTATCTACCTGCGGGAACGCACCCCAGCCCGGGACTACAACAACTCCTACTATGGCCTGATGCTCTTTGGACACCCACTCCTGGTGTCAGTGCCCCGGGACCGGCTCTCCTGGGATGCCCTGTACCACATCCTGCTGTACCGCCTTTC ACGCTATGTGACCAGGCCCAGCTCggatgatgaggatgatggtgatgagaaag ATATGGAGGGTAAGAACAGCATCCCCAAGCCTGGAAACATGGCTGGGGGCAGCTCCCACAACCCTGGGCCAGAGCAGGCTGGGCCCAGCTCTGGAGTTGCTGGCGGGAGCCGGGCCCCTGTGAACAACTCTCCTGGACCATCTCACTGGCCCCAGAGAGCACGGCGCAAGCACCTGTTCACCCTGCAGACAGTGAACTCCAATGGGACCAGTGACCGCTCGAACTTTAACGAGGATACTCATGGTGTTTCCTTCAGCT CCCAGCCGTACATTGCCATTGACTGGGAGCCAGAGATGAAGAAGCGTTACTATGACGAGGTAGAGGCTGAG GGCTATGTCAAGCATGACTGCGTTGGGTACGTGCTGAAGAAGGCTCCAGTGAGGCTGCAGGAGTGCATTGAGCTCTTCACCACTGTGGAGACACTGGAGAAGGAAAACCCCTG GTACTGCCCCTCCTGCAAGCAGCACCAGCTGGCCACCAAGAAGCTGGACCTGTGGACACTGCCTGAGACTCTCATTATCCACCTGAAACGCTTTTCCTACACCAAGTTCTCCCGAGAGAAGCTGGACACCCTTGTGGAGTTTCCTATTCG GGACCTGGACTTTTCCGAGTTTGTAATCAAGCCACAGAATGAGTCAGCCCCGGAGCTGTACAAATATGATCTCATCGCGGTGTCCAACCATTATGGGGGCCTGCGTGATGGACACT acACAACATTTGCCTGCAACAAGGACAGCGGACAGTGGCACTACTTTGATGACAGCAGCGTCTCGCCTGTGTCTGAGAATCAGATTGAG TCCAAGGCAGCTTATGTCCTCTTCTACCAACGCCAGGATGTGGCACGTCGTCTGCAATCCAAGCCCCAGCCTGGCTCATCTGATCCCCCAGCACCTCCTACTTGTGAATCCCTGCCCAAATCCGAGTCCATGGATGTAAACTGA
- the USP11 gene encoding ubiquitin carboxyl-terminal hydrolase 11 isoform X2 has product MAKLPLNARYTCVYALPPCQVVELRGIYKVEVYPIELLLVQHSDMDTPHTAQFSRTDSIDLVSRTAQEQFLVSPQEETRLWVKNAEGSFERLWNTRVTVLDAALNSGQLVIMETRSKDGTWPSKQPRAVSSTSKEDENFQGQPGICGLTNLGNTCFMNSALQCLSNVPQLTEYFLKNRYLEELNFCNPLGMKGEIAEAYADLVKQAWSGHHRSIVPNVFKTKVGHFASQFLGYQQHDSQELLSFLLDGLHEDLNRVKKKEYVELCDAAGRPDHEVAQEAWQNHKRRNDSVIVDTFHGLFKSTLVCPDCGNVSVTFDPFCYLSVPLPVSHKRVMEVFFVSMDPRRKPEQHRLVVPKKGKISDLCVALAKHTGVSPERMMVADVFSHRFYKIYQLEESLSSILDRDDIFIYEVSGRSSISENTREDVVLPIYLRERTPARDYNNSYYGLMLFGHPLLVSVPRDRLSWDALYHILLYRLSRYVTRPSSDDEDDGDEKDMEGKNSIPKPGNMAGGSSHNPGPEQAGPSSGVAGGSRAPVNNSPGPSHWPQRARRKHLFTLQTVNSNGTSDRSNFNEDTHAQPYIAIDWEPEMKKRYYDEVEAEGYVKHDCVGYVLKKAPVRLQECIELFTTVETLEKENPWYCPSCKQHQLATKKLDLWTLPETLIIHLKRFSYTKFSREKLDTLVEFPIRDLDFSEFVIKPQNESAPELYKYDLIAVSNHYGGLRDGHYTTFACNKDSGQWHYFDDSSVSPVSENQIESKAAYVLFYQRQDVARRLQSKPQPGSSDPPAPPTCESLPKSESMDVN; this is encoded by the exons atggccaaaCTCCCATTGAACGCAAG GTATACTTGTGTGTATGCTCTTCCACCCTGCCAGGTCGTGGAACTGCGTGGCATTTATAAGGTCGAGGTGTACCCAATAGAACTGCTGCTTGTCCAGCACAGTGATATGGACACACCTCACACTGCTCAATTCAGCCGCACAGATTCTATTG ACCTAGTTTCACGCACAGCTCAAGAGCAGTTTCTAGTGAGCCCTCAGGAAGAGACACGGCTTTGGGTCAAGAACGCGGAGGGTTCTTTTGAGAGATTGTGGAACACACGCGTTACAGTGCTTGACGCTGCTCTCAATTCTGGGCAG CTGGTCATCATGGAGACCCGAAGCAAGGATGGCACTTGGCCCAGCAAACAGCCACGTGCTGT GAGCAGCACATCGAAGGAGGATGAGAACTTCCAGGGCCAACCAGGCATCTGTGGTCTCACCAACCTGGGCAACACGTGCTTCATGAACTCGGCCCTGCAG TGCCTCAGCAATGTGCCACAGCTCACTGAGTACTTCCTCAAAAACCGCTACCTGGAGGAGCTCAACTTCTGCAACCCTCTGGGCATGAAGGGTGAGATCGCAGAGGCCTATGCGGACCTGGTGAAGCAGGCCTGGTCTGGCCACCACCGCTCCATTGTGCCCAATGTGTTCAAG accaAGGTTGGCCACTTTGCATCCCAGTTTCTGGGCTACCAGCAGCATGACTCACAGGAGCTGCTGTCATTCCTCCTGGATGGGCTGCATGAGGACCTCAATCGTGTCAAGAAGAAGGAATATGTGGAGCTGTGCGATGCCGCTGGGCGGCCTGATCAT GAGGTTGCTCAGGAGGCCTGGCAGAACCACAAACGGCGGAACGATTCTGTGATTGTGGACACTTTCCATGGCCTTTTCAAGTCCACACTGGTGTGCCCTGATTGTGGCAACGTATCTGTGACCTTCGACCCCTTCTGCTACCTCAGTGTCCCACTGCCTGTCAGCCACAAGAGGGTCATGGAGGTGTTCTTTGTCTCTATGGACCCTCGCCGCAAGCCAGAGCAG CACCGGCTCGTGGTCCCCAAGAAAGGCAAGATCTCAGATTTGTGTGTGGCCCTGGCCAAACACACTGGTGTCTCGCCAGAAAGG ATGATGGTGGCTGATGTCTTCAGTCACCGCTTCTATAAGATCTATCAGCTGGAAGAGTCTCTGAGCAGCATCTTGGACCGAGATGATATTTTCAT ATACGAGGTGTCAGGCAGGTCTTCTATCAGTGAGAACACCAGGGAGGATGTGGTGCTCCCTATCTACCTGCGGGAACGCACCCCAGCCCGGGACTACAACAACTCCTACTATGGCCTGATGCTCTTTGGACACCCACTCCTGGTGTCAGTGCCCCGGGACCGGCTCTCCTGGGATGCCCTGTACCACATCCTGCTGTACCGCCTTTC ACGCTATGTGACCAGGCCCAGCTCggatgatgaggatgatggtgatgagaaag ATATGGAGGGTAAGAACAGCATCCCCAAGCCTGGAAACATGGCTGGGGGCAGCTCCCACAACCCTGGGCCAGAGCAGGCTGGGCCCAGCTCTGGAGTTGCTGGCGGGAGCCGGGCCCCTGTGAACAACTCTCCTGGACCATCTCACTGGCCCCAGAGAGCACGGCGCAAGCACCTGTTCACCCTGCAGACAGTGAACTCCAATGGGACCAGTGACCGCTCGAACTTTAACGAGGATACTCATG CCCAGCCGTACATTGCCATTGACTGGGAGCCAGAGATGAAGAAGCGTTACTATGACGAGGTAGAGGCTGAG GGCTATGTCAAGCATGACTGCGTTGGGTACGTGCTGAAGAAGGCTCCAGTGAGGCTGCAGGAGTGCATTGAGCTCTTCACCACTGTGGAGACACTGGAGAAGGAAAACCCCTG GTACTGCCCCTCCTGCAAGCAGCACCAGCTGGCCACCAAGAAGCTGGACCTGTGGACACTGCCTGAGACTCTCATTATCCACCTGAAACGCTTTTCCTACACCAAGTTCTCCCGAGAGAAGCTGGACACCCTTGTGGAGTTTCCTATTCG GGACCTGGACTTTTCCGAGTTTGTAATCAAGCCACAGAATGAGTCAGCCCCGGAGCTGTACAAATATGATCTCATCGCGGTGTCCAACCATTATGGGGGCCTGCGTGATGGACACT acACAACATTTGCCTGCAACAAGGACAGCGGACAGTGGCACTACTTTGATGACAGCAGCGTCTCGCCTGTGTCTGAGAATCAGATTGAG TCCAAGGCAGCTTATGTCCTCTTCTACCAACGCCAGGATGTGGCACGTCGTCTGCAATCCAAGCCCCAGCCTGGCTCATCTGATCCCCCAGCACCTCCTACTTGTGAATCCCTGCCCAAATCCGAGTCCATGGATGTAAACTGA
- the USP11 gene encoding ubiquitin carboxyl-terminal hydrolase 11 isoform X3 — MDTPHTAQFSRTDSIDLVSRTAQEQFLVSPQEETRLWVKNAEGSFERLWNTRVTVLDAALNSGQLVIMETRSKDGTWPSKQPRAVSSTSKEDENFQGQPGICGLTNLGNTCFMNSALQCLSNVPQLTEYFLKNRYLEELNFCNPLGMKGEIAEAYADLVKQAWSGHHRSIVPNVFKTKVGHFASQFLGYQQHDSQELLSFLLDGLHEDLNRVKKKEYVELCDAAGRPDHEVAQEAWQNHKRRNDSVIVDTFHGLFKSTLVCPDCGNVSVTFDPFCYLSVPLPVSHKRVMEVFFVSMDPRRKPEQHRLVVPKKGKISDLCVALAKHTGVSPERMMVADVFSHRFYKIYQLEESLSSILDRDDIFIYEVSGRSSISENTREDVVLPIYLRERTPARDYNNSYYGLMLFGHPLLVSVPRDRLSWDALYHILLYRLSRYVTRPSSDDEDDGDEKDMEGKNSIPKPGNMAGGSSHNPGPEQAGPSSGVAGGSRAPVNNSPGPSHWPQRARRKHLFTLQTVNSNGTSDRSNFNEDTHGVSFSSQPYIAIDWEPEMKKRYYDEVEAEGYVKHDCVGYVLKKAPVRLQECIELFTTVETLEKENPWYCPSCKQHQLATKKLDLWTLPETLIIHLKRFSYTKFSREKLDTLVEFPIRDLDFSEFVIKPQNESAPELYKYDLIAVSNHYGGLRDGHYTTFACNKDSGQWHYFDDSSVSPVSENQIESKAAYVLFYQRQDVARRLQSKPQPGSSDPPAPPTCESLPKSESMDVN, encoded by the exons ATGGACACACCTCACACTGCTCAATTCAGCCGCACAGATTCTATTG ACCTAGTTTCACGCACAGCTCAAGAGCAGTTTCTAGTGAGCCCTCAGGAAGAGACACGGCTTTGGGTCAAGAACGCGGAGGGTTCTTTTGAGAGATTGTGGAACACACGCGTTACAGTGCTTGACGCTGCTCTCAATTCTGGGCAG CTGGTCATCATGGAGACCCGAAGCAAGGATGGCACTTGGCCCAGCAAACAGCCACGTGCTGT GAGCAGCACATCGAAGGAGGATGAGAACTTCCAGGGCCAACCAGGCATCTGTGGTCTCACCAACCTGGGCAACACGTGCTTCATGAACTCGGCCCTGCAG TGCCTCAGCAATGTGCCACAGCTCACTGAGTACTTCCTCAAAAACCGCTACCTGGAGGAGCTCAACTTCTGCAACCCTCTGGGCATGAAGGGTGAGATCGCAGAGGCCTATGCGGACCTGGTGAAGCAGGCCTGGTCTGGCCACCACCGCTCCATTGTGCCCAATGTGTTCAAG accaAGGTTGGCCACTTTGCATCCCAGTTTCTGGGCTACCAGCAGCATGACTCACAGGAGCTGCTGTCATTCCTCCTGGATGGGCTGCATGAGGACCTCAATCGTGTCAAGAAGAAGGAATATGTGGAGCTGTGCGATGCCGCTGGGCGGCCTGATCAT GAGGTTGCTCAGGAGGCCTGGCAGAACCACAAACGGCGGAACGATTCTGTGATTGTGGACACTTTCCATGGCCTTTTCAAGTCCACACTGGTGTGCCCTGATTGTGGCAACGTATCTGTGACCTTCGACCCCTTCTGCTACCTCAGTGTCCCACTGCCTGTCAGCCACAAGAGGGTCATGGAGGTGTTCTTTGTCTCTATGGACCCTCGCCGCAAGCCAGAGCAG CACCGGCTCGTGGTCCCCAAGAAAGGCAAGATCTCAGATTTGTGTGTGGCCCTGGCCAAACACACTGGTGTCTCGCCAGAAAGG ATGATGGTGGCTGATGTCTTCAGTCACCGCTTCTATAAGATCTATCAGCTGGAAGAGTCTCTGAGCAGCATCTTGGACCGAGATGATATTTTCAT ATACGAGGTGTCAGGCAGGTCTTCTATCAGTGAGAACACCAGGGAGGATGTGGTGCTCCCTATCTACCTGCGGGAACGCACCCCAGCCCGGGACTACAACAACTCCTACTATGGCCTGATGCTCTTTGGACACCCACTCCTGGTGTCAGTGCCCCGGGACCGGCTCTCCTGGGATGCCCTGTACCACATCCTGCTGTACCGCCTTTC ACGCTATGTGACCAGGCCCAGCTCggatgatgaggatgatggtgatgagaaag ATATGGAGGGTAAGAACAGCATCCCCAAGCCTGGAAACATGGCTGGGGGCAGCTCCCACAACCCTGGGCCAGAGCAGGCTGGGCCCAGCTCTGGAGTTGCTGGCGGGAGCCGGGCCCCTGTGAACAACTCTCCTGGACCATCTCACTGGCCCCAGAGAGCACGGCGCAAGCACCTGTTCACCCTGCAGACAGTGAACTCCAATGGGACCAGTGACCGCTCGAACTTTAACGAGGATACTCATGGTGTTTCCTTCAGCT CCCAGCCGTACATTGCCATTGACTGGGAGCCAGAGATGAAGAAGCGTTACTATGACGAGGTAGAGGCTGAG GGCTATGTCAAGCATGACTGCGTTGGGTACGTGCTGAAGAAGGCTCCAGTGAGGCTGCAGGAGTGCATTGAGCTCTTCACCACTGTGGAGACACTGGAGAAGGAAAACCCCTG GTACTGCCCCTCCTGCAAGCAGCACCAGCTGGCCACCAAGAAGCTGGACCTGTGGACACTGCCTGAGACTCTCATTATCCACCTGAAACGCTTTTCCTACACCAAGTTCTCCCGAGAGAAGCTGGACACCCTTGTGGAGTTTCCTATTCG GGACCTGGACTTTTCCGAGTTTGTAATCAAGCCACAGAATGAGTCAGCCCCGGAGCTGTACAAATATGATCTCATCGCGGTGTCCAACCATTATGGGGGCCTGCGTGATGGACACT acACAACATTTGCCTGCAACAAGGACAGCGGACAGTGGCACTACTTTGATGACAGCAGCGTCTCGCCTGTGTCTGAGAATCAGATTGAG TCCAAGGCAGCTTATGTCCTCTTCTACCAACGCCAGGATGTGGCACGTCGTCTGCAATCCAAGCCCCAGCCTGGCTCATCTGATCCCCCAGCACCTCCTACTTGTGAATCCCTGCCCAAATCCGAGTCCATGGATGTAAACTGA
- the USP11 gene encoding ubiquitin carboxyl-terminal hydrolase 11 isoform X4: MDTPHTAQFSRTDSIDLVSRTAQEQFLVSPQEETRLWVKNAEGSFERLWNTRVTVLDAALNSGQLVIMETRSKDGTWPSKQPRAVSSTSKEDENFQGQPGICGLTNLGNTCFMNSALQCLSNVPQLTEYFLKNRYLEELNFCNPLGMKGEIAEAYADLVKQAWSGHHRSIVPNVFKTKVGHFASQFLGYQQHDSQELLSFLLDGLHEDLNRVKKKEYVELCDAAGRPDHEVAQEAWQNHKRRNDSVIVDTFHGLFKSTLVCPDCGNVSVTFDPFCYLSVPLPVSHKRVMEVFFVSMDPRRKPEQHRLVVPKKGKISDLCVALAKHTGVSPERMMVADVFSHRFYKIYQLEESLSSILDRDDIFIYEVSGRSSISENTREDVVLPIYLRERTPARDYNNSYYGLMLFGHPLLVSVPRDRLSWDALYHILLYRLSRYVTRPSSDDEDDGDEKDMEGKNSIPKPGNMAGGSSHNPGPEQAGPSSGVAGGSRAPVNNSPGPSHWPQRARRKHLFTLQTVNSNGTSDRSNFNEDTHAQPYIAIDWEPEMKKRYYDEVEAEGYVKHDCVGYVLKKAPVRLQECIELFTTVETLEKENPWYCPSCKQHQLATKKLDLWTLPETLIIHLKRFSYTKFSREKLDTLVEFPIRDLDFSEFVIKPQNESAPELYKYDLIAVSNHYGGLRDGHYTTFACNKDSGQWHYFDDSSVSPVSENQIESKAAYVLFYQRQDVARRLQSKPQPGSSDPPAPPTCESLPKSESMDVN, encoded by the exons ATGGACACACCTCACACTGCTCAATTCAGCCGCACAGATTCTATTG ACCTAGTTTCACGCACAGCTCAAGAGCAGTTTCTAGTGAGCCCTCAGGAAGAGACACGGCTTTGGGTCAAGAACGCGGAGGGTTCTTTTGAGAGATTGTGGAACACACGCGTTACAGTGCTTGACGCTGCTCTCAATTCTGGGCAG CTGGTCATCATGGAGACCCGAAGCAAGGATGGCACTTGGCCCAGCAAACAGCCACGTGCTGT GAGCAGCACATCGAAGGAGGATGAGAACTTCCAGGGCCAACCAGGCATCTGTGGTCTCACCAACCTGGGCAACACGTGCTTCATGAACTCGGCCCTGCAG TGCCTCAGCAATGTGCCACAGCTCACTGAGTACTTCCTCAAAAACCGCTACCTGGAGGAGCTCAACTTCTGCAACCCTCTGGGCATGAAGGGTGAGATCGCAGAGGCCTATGCGGACCTGGTGAAGCAGGCCTGGTCTGGCCACCACCGCTCCATTGTGCCCAATGTGTTCAAG accaAGGTTGGCCACTTTGCATCCCAGTTTCTGGGCTACCAGCAGCATGACTCACAGGAGCTGCTGTCATTCCTCCTGGATGGGCTGCATGAGGACCTCAATCGTGTCAAGAAGAAGGAATATGTGGAGCTGTGCGATGCCGCTGGGCGGCCTGATCAT GAGGTTGCTCAGGAGGCCTGGCAGAACCACAAACGGCGGAACGATTCTGTGATTGTGGACACTTTCCATGGCCTTTTCAAGTCCACACTGGTGTGCCCTGATTGTGGCAACGTATCTGTGACCTTCGACCCCTTCTGCTACCTCAGTGTCCCACTGCCTGTCAGCCACAAGAGGGTCATGGAGGTGTTCTTTGTCTCTATGGACCCTCGCCGCAAGCCAGAGCAG CACCGGCTCGTGGTCCCCAAGAAAGGCAAGATCTCAGATTTGTGTGTGGCCCTGGCCAAACACACTGGTGTCTCGCCAGAAAGG ATGATGGTGGCTGATGTCTTCAGTCACCGCTTCTATAAGATCTATCAGCTGGAAGAGTCTCTGAGCAGCATCTTGGACCGAGATGATATTTTCAT ATACGAGGTGTCAGGCAGGTCTTCTATCAGTGAGAACACCAGGGAGGATGTGGTGCTCCCTATCTACCTGCGGGAACGCACCCCAGCCCGGGACTACAACAACTCCTACTATGGCCTGATGCTCTTTGGACACCCACTCCTGGTGTCAGTGCCCCGGGACCGGCTCTCCTGGGATGCCCTGTACCACATCCTGCTGTACCGCCTTTC ACGCTATGTGACCAGGCCCAGCTCggatgatgaggatgatggtgatgagaaag ATATGGAGGGTAAGAACAGCATCCCCAAGCCTGGAAACATGGCTGGGGGCAGCTCCCACAACCCTGGGCCAGAGCAGGCTGGGCCCAGCTCTGGAGTTGCTGGCGGGAGCCGGGCCCCTGTGAACAACTCTCCTGGACCATCTCACTGGCCCCAGAGAGCACGGCGCAAGCACCTGTTCACCCTGCAGACAGTGAACTCCAATGGGACCAGTGACCGCTCGAACTTTAACGAGGATACTCATG CCCAGCCGTACATTGCCATTGACTGGGAGCCAGAGATGAAGAAGCGTTACTATGACGAGGTAGAGGCTGAG GGCTATGTCAAGCATGACTGCGTTGGGTACGTGCTGAAGAAGGCTCCAGTGAGGCTGCAGGAGTGCATTGAGCTCTTCACCACTGTGGAGACACTGGAGAAGGAAAACCCCTG GTACTGCCCCTCCTGCAAGCAGCACCAGCTGGCCACCAAGAAGCTGGACCTGTGGACACTGCCTGAGACTCTCATTATCCACCTGAAACGCTTTTCCTACACCAAGTTCTCCCGAGAGAAGCTGGACACCCTTGTGGAGTTTCCTATTCG GGACCTGGACTTTTCCGAGTTTGTAATCAAGCCACAGAATGAGTCAGCCCCGGAGCTGTACAAATATGATCTCATCGCGGTGTCCAACCATTATGGGGGCCTGCGTGATGGACACT acACAACATTTGCCTGCAACAAGGACAGCGGACAGTGGCACTACTTTGATGACAGCAGCGTCTCGCCTGTGTCTGAGAATCAGATTGAG TCCAAGGCAGCTTATGTCCTCTTCTACCAACGCCAGGATGTGGCACGTCGTCTGCAATCCAAGCCCCAGCCTGGCTCATCTGATCCCCCAGCACCTCCTACTTGTGAATCCCTGCCCAAATCCGAGTCCATGGATGTAAACTGA